GCACGGCTACAAAACTTTTACCGTCGCCAAAGCGAATTCCATCGCGCAACAGCCAGCGACTCGGACAACGATTTTGGAAAACGAATTCTATCGTGTCGAGCCAAATCGCGACGATGGGACGCTGACGATCACCGACAAGACGACCGGCGCGATGTATCGCGGCGTCAATCGCTTTGTGGATGGCGGCGATCGCGGCGATCTCTACAACTATTGTCCGCCGGAAAAAGATCGTCTCGTCCGTCAACCGATCGCGCCGCCAGAAATCAAAATCGAAACGAGCACCGTCCGGCAATCGCTACGCATTTCGATGACCTATCGTTTGCCGGCGCGATTGACCGACGACCGAACGGCGCGCGCACAAGAAACGGTTGATGCCAGGATCGTTACCGTCGTTTCGCTCTACCCGGGAGTGCGGCGGATTGATTTCCAGACCCAGGTTGAAAACCTGGCTCGCGATCATCGTTTGCAAGTTGAATTCCCAACGCCGATTGTCAGTGACCATGTAGATGCCGACCAAGCTTTCGACATCGTTCGCCGGTCTCTCGACTTGCCCCAGGATACGGCGGATTGGATCGAACAACCACGTCCTGAAGCGCCGATGCAAGATTTTGTGTCCATGAGTGATGGCAAACTTGGAATGACGTTAACGACGCGTGGTTTGCCCGAGTATCTCGCGCGCCAAGATGCACAAGGTGTAACGCTCGCGCTCACGCTCCTGCGTTGCACCGGTTGGCTATCGCGCGACGACCTGAGCACGCGAGCCGGCCACGCGGGTCCTGCGATGGAAACTCCCGGCGCGCAAGAGATCGGCGTACATCAATTCGAGTACGCCATGATTCCGGCGGAAGGCGATTGGCGCAACACGTTTGTCGAAGCGCGCGCGTTTGCCGCGCCGATGCGCGCGGTTGCAACGAGTACTCACCCCGGCACACTTGCGCCGACCGCGAGTTTCATCGAAGCGACGCCACGTGAGTTTGTCATCAGTGCGATCAAGCAAGCCGAGGATAGAGCGGGACTAATCGTGCGCGGTTACAACATCGAGGAAAAGCCGGTTGATGTGAGGTTGCGTCTTTTGCGCGAGTTTGCGCGCGCGGCGCGCGTCAATCTGAACGAGGAAGAAATCGCGCCGGTGGATTTGCGGGAGGGACGTGAGGTCGCGTTGTCGGTGCGAGCGAAAGAGATTGTGACGTTGAAATTCGTTGCCAAGTAGAACCCACACACAAACCCCCTCCCTACCCCTCCCCCGTCGGCAAAAATCGCCGACAGGGGAGGGAATTTTTGCTCCCCCCCTGCAATAGCGGCGCGCAAGCGGGGTTAGGGTGGGGGTTGTGTTTGCTCCGCTCCGTGATCCAAGCGTTCGATCAACGCGACCAATTCGCCGGGTGAAGTGATCGTATAGCGCGGCGATTCATCCGCCGTCATCGGTTGGGTGCGCCGCCGTTCGTTCCAGTGATAGAAAACGGAGATCAATCCGAGCCGATTCGCGCCGACGATATCGCGTTCCAAATTGTTGCCAATCATCGCGACGCGCGAATAATCGTGCGGCGATATCGTCAACGCCTCGAGCGCGGCTTGAAAGATGCGTGGATGCGGTTTCTCAAACCCCACGCATTCAGAGATCGCGCAATAATCGAACAGTTCGGACAAACCATGTTGTCGCAGCACATTGGTCGGCGTGTTCGGGCGCGCATCCGCGACCAGCGCCAAACGATGTCCCTGGGATTTGAAACGCCGCAACGCTTCCGCGATGCCAGGGATCAACTCGGCGCGCAACGTCGTTTCCTCTGGGTCTTTCACTTCACTCGCTTCATCCATGATCGTGTCACCCAGGTCGAAGAAAAGCGCGGCAAGCATCTCGTCTATTCACCTCGCATAGAATACAAGCGGGCGATAAAATCGCCCGCCTAAAAAAGTCGCGAACAGAATCTACAACTTGCTGGGATATTTGTAGTGCTCGCTGATGCGTTTCATCTTTTCCCAATCCTCGACTTTTTTGACCTCATCCAGTTCCATCAACTCGTCGAGAAGCGCGACGGCTTGATCGTAATTCTTCGTTTGATGATTGTTGAGCACGCTATGTAACAACATTGTCCGGTCGCCGGTCTTGAACGCATGCAGTTCTCGTTCCGTCTCCAACCAATCCGGCAAAATGCACTCGAGCATGATCTTGGGCGGCAGTTTGCCGACGCGCACGGGCTGAATGCCTTTTTGATTGACAATGGCAGGAACTTCAACGACTAGATCATCAGGCAAGCCGGCGAGCGCGCCGTGATTGGGCACGTTGACCTGGAAGTACCCTTCGTTGTTGTTGACAAGTCCATCAATGATCGGCACGATTTGCTCGCGCGTCTTTTCGGTGCCGATGGCTTTCGTCATGTCGGTCTTGGGATCGTTTGCCCACTGCGTCATTTCCGCGATGCGCGCTTCGAGCGTTTTCACAAAGTACGGGCGCGCGAGATGCGTGTCGGGTCCGCCCCAGGGTTCGCCATACCAACGTTTCTTCGTCGCGATATCGGTGTGATACCACCACCCGCCGCGCCGCACTGTGTCGCCAATCGGGAACAGACCGTACATGTGGTACTGATGCACCGCGCCGCGCGACATTTGCGCGTCGTGCGTCCGCGTGGCGACGTGCGTGCGCCAGTACTCTTCACCCTTGGTCGCGATCCATTCGTCAATCAATGGATACGCGTCCTTGCCTTCGTAGATGAAATGCGTGAGCCAGATGTTGTGATTAAGCCCGGGCGCTTGCCAGGTGATGCGGTCGGGATCAAGCCCCAGGGTCAGAGCGATTTCGCGATAACCGTAATGACCATGACACAAACCACAGACCTTGATGCCGGTCTCGCGCGTCATCAGCGTACAACCATCAAACACCGGATTGCCGGATTGAATCAGCCACGCGTTCGGACAAATCTTGGCGATGTCTTGCGCGACATCGAGCATGAGGCGCAGTTGATGGTACGCGCCGAACTGTCCGCCGGAGTGATAATAGCCGTACTTGTCGCCCGCGAGTTTTCGCATGTTTGCTTCGATTACATGACCCAGGACGTACGCGGCGTTGAGAACGAAATCCGCGCCTTGCAACGCGGCGGCGCGATCCATCGTCTTGTCGAATGTCAGCGATGATCCCAGTTGCTGGGCGTAGCGCGAGGCAAGCTTAAAGATCATGTCCAAGCGTTCCCCGTCCACATCCATGAACGTCACATGACTGCCGTCTAGACCTTTGGTCAGGCACAGGTCTTTGACGATGCCCAGCGAAAACTGCGCGCTGCCCGCGCCGATCACACAAACTTTTAGTGCTTTTGACATTTTGTTCTCCTTTAGAACTGGGACGCGGATTGACGCGGATTAACGCGGATCAATAAGAAATCCGCGTTGGTCCGCGCTCGTCCGCGTCCAATTGATTTTCTTATTGCGCGATAATGACCATATACCGCGTACGCGTCGCGCCGCTGTTGAAAATTCCATGCGGCACGCTCGCATCGACCACGATAGATTCGTTGACGTTGAGCGGGTAATGTTCGCCTTCCACTTCGACGGTCGCTTGACCTTCGAACACGTAGAATGCCTCGACACCCGCGTGAGTGTGCGCGGCGTGCGAGCGACTGCCCGGTTCGACCTCGGTGATGTGAATGCTCAGTTTCTCTGGCGCGATGGTGTCGCCGATGAGAAACCTTGTTAGTCCTTTCTTTTCGAGCGGAGAAAATTTCATCCTACCCCTTTTCGAGCGAATGTCGGTCGGGTAACGCGTCCCAATCCGGAATGTCCACGATGCACACTTGCCCGTACCCTTGCGGGTCGGATGTGTAAACGATTTGTTTTCCATCCGCGCTGAAACACGGATGCACGTGCACGCGTTGCGTGTGGAACGAACCGCGATGCCACACGAGCGCCTTGGGTCCTTCGAACTTGCCGTCCTTCATCCGCCACAACAACAAGTACGGATTTTGCGCGTCGCCATCGCCGACGATCCAATCGAGCCGGAAACTGTGAAAGTGCCACGAGTGAAACTCGAATGGCGCTTCGACTTGATCGGTGTTGTCGTAACGAATCGAACCGTAGATCGTGCCGTTTGCGATGTAACCGTGATAACCGATGTGCTCGCCATCGTCCATCCAGTACTCGTGCCCGACGCGTTCGCCCGGCGCGGTCGCGCGAATCTTCCACGCTTGGCGCGTTTGCAAGTCCAAGCCCCAGATGCGATTATCCACTTTATCCCAGGGTCCCTCGTGGCAAAAGGTCATGATGTGCGGCAATGTGGGCGACGTGTTCAAGTGACCGATCCAATATTTGTCTTCAAAGATGACCTCCGACGCGCCGGTATCCAGTGCGATGCGAACGATCGCACAATGCGGATGCGCTTCCCAAATTTCGCGAAAGCCGACATAGCCATGCCCCAGGTCAACGTTAAAGCGGTCGGATAAATCCTGGGTATAGCCGGTGATGAGATAATTGCCGTCCGCCGTCGCGTTGGCGGATTGCGGCGTATAACCCGGCGGAATTGTAAAGAGCGGTCGCCGCGCAAGCGTGTTGAGATCGAGCGCGAACACGGTTTTGCCCTGGTAGAAATAGATTTCCTCGCGCACCGGGTTTTTGGTCATGGATTGCGCGCCAATCCTACCCTGCGCCGGATCGAGATCGGTGAGCTGCGTGATCTCGCCACTCGCCACGTCCACGCCGAAAAAGTTGGTGCGATTCTCGCGATCAGAGGCAATCACCAGTTTGCGTCCGCTGTCGTACCAGCACGGATACGTAAAGTAAAAGTGATTGCTGTGCCCCAGATAATTCGTCAACTGACGCACGCGCGCGCCGGTCATGGGGTCGCGCGTATCGAGCAATTCGGACTGCCATTTTCTGCCTGCATTCACTCCTCACCTCGCGTGAATTCGTAATTCGTAATTCAAAATTCAGAATTACGAATTACGGATTTTGAATCACCAAATCAGCTTCAAACACGAATAACTTGAGCAACTCCTGGGATGTGTTTTCGATGCCGTGTTCCCAGCCCGGCTTGTTCAGAATAATGTCGCCGGTTTTCACGGCTTGGCGTTCGTCGTTCGTGATCATCACACCGCTGCCGCCGAGCACGACGTACACTTCCTCATTCGCGCCGTGCCGATGCACGCCAATCGTCGCGCCCGGTTCCAACTCGACATAGTTGATGAACTTGAGCGGCGTATCGAAATCGGGCTTGTCGAAGACGCGCGCGTTCTTGCCCACGCCTTTGCCTTCGTGAATGGATTGCACCTTGCTAGGCGCGTCCAAAAAATTTCTCACAATCATGATCGCCTCATCAGTTGTTCAATCTCTCTCATTTGATCGCCGTTCAACGCGCCGAACTGCATTGCCCCGGCATTTTCGATTGCCTGCGCGACCGTGCGGATGCCGGGGATCGGAATCGTCCGCGCGTTGCGCGCCCAGATCCAAGCAAGCGCGCCTTGCGCCAACGTTCGCCCATCGCTCGTCAAAATTTGGCGCAGTGCATTGAGTTTTTCGAGCGTGGGATTCAGCCACTGCTCTTGAAAGTTCTCGCGGTGACGCAGATCGTCGAGCTGGAATTTCGCGTCTGACGCGTATTTGCCGGTGATCGCGCCGCGCACGAGCGGACTGCGATTGATGCTGGCAAGTCCAAATTCATTGCAGACGGCAAGCACTTGAGGCGCGTCGCGGATCACGTTGAGATCGTGTTGAATCGCGATGCAGTGTTTGCCATGCGCGAAGACGCGCGCGCCTTCGGCATTGTCGGTGCTCCAGCCGTAAAAGCGAATCTTGCCTTCCGCGACCAATGCTTCCAACGCGTCGCGCACTGCGCCGGCTTTTTCAGGTGGATACGCGTTGACGTGAAATTGATAGAGGTCAATGTAATTCATGCCGAGTCGCCGCAGACTGGTCTCGCAATCCTCGCGCAAATAGCTCACGACCTTGTCGCTGTTCACGTCGTCGTCGTACAGATCAACGCGCTTGGTTTGCTCGTTCACCACGTAGCCGAACTTGGTCGCGACGATGGCTCGGTCGCGTCGGTCGGCAAGCGCGCGACCCAGGATACGTTCGCTGTGTCCGCAACCATAGTTCGCTGCCGTGTCAAAAAAGTTGATGCCGTGTTCCAGCGCGGTGTGGATCGCGCGGATGGATTCATCGTCATCCACGGTTCCCCACCCGGCTTGCGTGCCGCGCATCGTCCAAGGTCCGCCGATTGCCCAGCAACCCATTCCCAGCGCGCTAACTTGTATTCCACTTGAACCCAATGTTCGTTTCATCGTTGCCCTTTCTTCTCGATTTTACCACGCGTACGCTTCCGGCGCTTGTCCCGGTCCTTGCCAAATCGCATCGAGTTTTGTCATCACCTCATCCGAGAGCTTGACCTCTGCCGATTTGACGCTGTGCTCCAATTGGACGATGGTGCGCGGACCCAGGATCAGCGCAGTGACGCCGGGTTGTTGCAACAACCACGCGTGCGCGACGTGCGCCGGCTCGACGCCGATCTCGCCGCAGAGCGATTCGTACGCGGCGATCTGCGTCTTGTGCCGTTCGAACAATCTGCGCGCGCCCTCGCTGCTGCGTCGCCCCGTCGTCGCTTGTAGTGTTCCGCCCGCCAAGATGCCGCCGCGCAAAGGACCGTACGGCAAGATGCCGATGCCTAGCGCGCGGCACGCGGGAATCACTTCGAGTTCAATCGTGCGAATCGCCAAACTGTAGCGGCTCTGCTCCGAGACGAGACCCAGGAAATTACGCGCCGCGGCTGTGCTCTGCGCTTGCATGATGTGCCACGCGGCAAAGTTACTGCTGCCCACGTACAACACCTTGCCCTCGCGCACGAGTTGTTCCATCGCCTGCCAGATTTCTTCCCAGGGCGCGGCGCGATCAACATGGTGCATCTGGTACAAATCAATGTGATCGGTCTGCAAACGCCGCAGTGAATCTTCGCACGCGCGTCGAATGTGGTACGCGGACAGCCCGCGATCATTCGGACCGTCGCCCATCTCGCCATAGCATTTGCTCGCGAGCACGATTTTTTCGCGCCGTCCGCCGCCTAGCGCCAACCAACGACCCATGATTTCTTCCGTCACGCCGGGCGTTTGCCCGTAGCGATTCGCGGTGTCGAAAAAGTTGATGCCCAGTTCGAGCGCGCGCTCCATGATGCGGACGCTCGTCGGCTCGTCGGCTTCGCGCCCGAACGCCATCGTGCCCAGACAAAAGCGGCTGACCAATAAACCCGTGCGTCCCAAATGGATGTATTCCATTTCGTTCCTTTCGATTATGTGAGCGATTGCTTGAGCCACGCAAACGCCGCGGTTTGCATTTCTAAATCGAACTTGTGCGGACCCGGATAAAATTGTCCGACGTACGCCGCGGGCGTACCGACACTCGCATAGTGTTGTTGCAAGCGCGCATCCGCATCGCGCATCCCTTGCTCGGTGAACAGTTCGTCGTCCAAGTCATACTGCACCAGCAAAGGCGACGGCGCGCGGCACGCGGCAAGGTCGGACCAATCACCATAGCGCGCCCAACCGAATGGAAAGAGCATCCACGTGTGCGACATGTTGTGATCGAGCAGTCCTTCGTATGTGCTCATCAACCCGACTATCGCCGTCGCCGCGATGCGCTCGTGCGTCGCGTTGAGCATCGCCGCGCGATTACCGCCGCCCGACAAACCGATGCACCCGATTCGATCCGGCGTTACGTCCGCACGCGAAAGCAAATAGTTTGTCGCGACGCGGTCTTCGTAACTGACCACGCCGGCGAGACTCGTGCCCAGGACGTTGCAGTACTTGGCGACCCAATGCTCGTGCTGGTTCGCCGCGGCGTTGTACTGCGCGATCTCGAAAGGCGTGCTCGCGTCGGGCGGCGCGGCTTGAAGAATTGTGGCGGTGAGGTCGCGCACCGGCGCGGGCATCACGTCGAGCGGAAATTTGCGACTGCCCCACAGAAACGTGTCGGGCACGAGCACGACAAACCCGGCGTGCGCGAGCGCGTTCGCGTACGCGCGTCCCGCGTAATATTTTTTGCGATACTCGACGATGACGGGCAGTGGGTCGGTCGCGCCGTCCGCGATTCTTTCCTTGCCGTAGAACTTGAAGCCGCCGTGACAGTGCAGCGCCACGACGCCGGGTAGGGGCTGTTGCGCGTGCGCCGGCTTGAGCACGTAGGCGTGCGTGCGCGGACCAAAGCCCGCCGACCACGAGACCTCTTCGCCGATCAACCCATCGCGCTCCCAGCATTGCTCGATCTGAACATCGCGCGGCGTTTCGGGACGATTGCAAAATCCCAAAACCTCGCGTACGCGGTGTTGCGTTTCCGCGCCGGGCGGCGCAACCGGAAAGAGCGGTTGTTGTTCGCGCGCGGCGTCCACCCAATCGCTAAAGACACCCAGGTGTTGATAGTGTCGTGACATAATGACTCCAACGTTAATGCGCTGCCAGCCATTCGTTCAGTTTGATAACTTCGCCGCCGGCGAGCATGACAATGCCGATGCCGTGCGTATCGTTCGTCCGCCACAGCAATTCGTACTTGTAGTAATCGGACGTGAATGCGTACGACGAACCGCGACAAACGCCATGCACGTTGCCCAAGCGATCAATACTGATCTGGGTCAACCCGCGCCATGCTTTGCGAACCGCTTGAATGTATGGCACCGTTTCCTTCAGCCAGCCAAAACGCACACCGCGCGCAAACGCATACGCGAACATCGCGGTGCAAGACGTTTCCTCGTACGAATCGGGTTCGTTCAACACCTGATGCCACAAGCCGCGCTCGCCTTGCAAAGCCAGGTATCCTTCGCACAACGTTGCAAAGAACTCGAGCAGCGCGGGACGATCTGGGTGATCGTTCGGCAACATCTCCAAAATTTCGGAGAGTGAGAACAAGCACCACCCATTGCCACGTCCCCACGCAATGCCGGTCGCCAGGTTGTACCCAAAATCGTATATGTGGGACATGATTTTTTGTTCCGGTAAATACAGGTATCTTTTGAACAGCAAGAATTGTTTCGCGGCGTCGTCAATGTATGCGCGCTTGCCGGTCAGTTGATAGTACCGACCCAGGAATGGCGTGCTCATGTACAGATCGTCAATCCACAATGTATGCACGCGATAAAACGCACCGTCGGGCGTCCGCACTTGTTTATTCAAAATGTAATCGGCAATCGTATCCACGACCGCGCGAATTTCCGGTGATGGCGCTTCCTTGTATGTCTCCAACGCCGCCGAGCCAAACGAGCCGCAATCGTCGAGGCAACTCATCTCGACGAGTTGTTCGTTGATGGACTGCGTGCCGTACTGGTCGCGGTCGTAGAGCGAGTACGCATAAGACTGGGCGCATTCGTTGACGTGCCGCACCACATAGTCAATCACATCTTTGCGTCCCAACCGTCGCGCGGTCTGCAACAAACCGTACAACGTCACGCCGATCTGATAATTCCACTTGGCGAAATTTTCGTTTTCGAGATGCGGACGAACCCAGGTTTCGGGCATGTCCACGCGCCAGTACACCGGCGCGCCCTGGTTATCGAACAAACGGTAGATCGTTTGGATCTCTGCCGGCGAATTCGCCAACGGCGCGTCGAAGGGTCCGAGATGCAACCACGCATCGCCAACGCCTTTGACCGGATACGGCAGTTGAAATTCCGCGTTACTGTCATTTCGAGCGGAGCGAGAAATCTCCGGCGTGTGACTTTGAGATTTCTCGTCGCTAAGACCGCTCCTCGAAATGACAAACCCCCAGTCATCCGTTGATGAAACGGTGGCAACGAGCACATCGTGTCTGCCGCGCGACAACGAGAGATCAAGGTCGCGCTTGCCGGCTTGACCTTCCCACACTGGCTTGCCGTCAATCCAGATTTTCGTCGCGCCCGCGGCGTCGAGTTGCAGTTTAGTCGGCGCGGTGATTTCCAACTGCGACCAAGCATAGGCAGTTTTGCCGGGCTGAACGCCGAAAATTCGCGCGCACGCTTTTTGCTTCGATGCTGCCGCGTCCCATTGCATTGCCGGAAACCAGGTCAGCCCCGTGGCGCGTTCGTTATCGCCAATGCCAGGAAATTTATTTTCGGCATAAACATCTTGAGCAGCGAGTTGCGAATAGACCCAGCCGGCTTGTCCCGCGCGTTCCGCAAAGGGTGACATGAAATGAAACGGGAACGCCCTTTTGAAAGAGGTGCCTATGACGCAACCAAAGCCCGCAGGCGTTTTGCGCGTCTTGATAAAGAACGCGTTCCAACCTTTGTGCACTTGGACGATCACCAATTTGCCGGCTTGGACATTCGTCTCGTGCGCGAGCAACGAACGATACACCAACTTGCCGTCCACGAATACGCTCGTCGGCGAATAGGAACTGATCAAGAATTCGTCGTTTTTTTCGCCGTCACTCCACAACATGCCGTACAGATACGCCCATTGACCGGGCTTGGCGTCCGGTAATTTCGCTTGCAAGTTCAGATCGTATCTGCCGTCATTCAGTTGCGCAAAGCCGCGCCGGCTGAACGCGCGATACACGAATGGCGTCGGCGGGTTTTCGCCGATGTAGCGATTGGCGATGATTTCTAACGTGCGTGGGAGATCGTCCCCGATCCAGTTGAAAATGCTTTCGTCGCGATCAAAGTAGTGTGACATGGTTTGCTCCTTGCGTGATATTCCTCTTGAAACATTATCACCATGGTTTTTGCTACGTTATGGTTCCACGAGATAGAGATTCACGTGCCCGCCAAAATCGGACGCGTACAGAATTTTTTTGCCGTCCCAGCTCCAGGTCGGATGACAATGCGCGCTCTGCGTGTGCCACGACGTTTTGTGATTGCACAGCACTTGCAGTTTCGCTTCCTTGCCCGCAATGTCAATCAACACCAGGTCGTCCACATCGTCGCCGACGAGAACAGTGTTGCCTGGGTTGGCATGATAGTGGTTGCAATAGAATGGCATATCAATGCGCTTGACGATGTTGCCCCAACGATCCGCGAGTCCGACGAAGGGAATCATCGCGTTCTGGTTGACCTCGACATTCGTCGCGACCGCTTGCGTGCGATCCGAGGTGATCGTGCCGTCGTGCCCTGGACCGCGATCGTCGAAAAAGAGATAGCCGTCGTGCGTC
The sequence above is a segment of the Chloroflexota bacterium genome. Coding sequences within it:
- a CDS encoding HAD-IA family hydrolase; the encoded protein is MLAALFFDLGDTIMDEASEVKDPEETTLRAELIPGIAEALRRFKSQGHRLALVADARPNTPTNVLRQHGLSELFDYCAISECVGFEKPHPRIFQAALEALTISPHDYSRVAMIGNNLERDIVGANRLGLISVFYHWNERRRTQPMTADESPRYTITSPGELVALIERLDHGAEQTQPPP
- a CDS encoding aldo/keto reductase, yielding MEYIHLGRTGLLVSRFCLGTMAFGREADEPTSVRIMERALELGINFFDTANRYGQTPGVTEEIMGRWLALGGGRREKIVLASKCYGEMGDGPNDRGLSAYHIRRACEDSLRRLQTDHIDLYQMHHVDRAAPWEEIWQAMEQLVREGKVLYVGSSNFAAWHIMQAQSTAAARNFLGLVSEQSRYSLAIRTIELEVIPACRALGIGILPYGPLRGGILAGGTLQATTGRRSSEGARRLFERHKTQIAAYESLCGEIGVEPAHVAHAWLLQQPGVTALILGPRTIVQLEHSVKSAEVKLSDEVMTKLDAIWQGPGQAPEAYAW
- a CDS encoding aldo/keto reductase encodes the protein MKRTLGSSGIQVSALGMGCWAIGGPWTMRGTQAGWGTVDDDESIRAIHTALEHGINFFDTAANYGCGHSERILGRALADRRDRAIVATKFGYVVNEQTKRVDLYDDDVNSDKVVSYLREDCETSLRRLGMNYIDLYQFHVNAYPPEKAGAVRDALEALVAEGKIRFYGWSTDNAEGARVFAHGKHCIAIQHDLNVIRDAPQVLAVCNEFGLASINRSPLVRGAITGKYASDAKFQLDDLRHRENFQEQWLNPTLEKLNALRQILTSDGRTLAQGALAWIWARNARTIPIPGIRTVAQAIENAGAMQFGALNGDQMREIEQLMRRS
- a CDS encoding cupin domain-containing protein: MIVRNFLDAPSKVQSIHEGKGVGKNARVFDKPDFDTPLKFINYVELEPGATIGVHRHGANEEVYVVLGGSGVMITNDERQAVKTGDIILNKPGWEHGIENTSQELLKLFVFEADLVIQNP
- a CDS encoding glycoside hydrolase family 88 protein: MSHYFDRDESIFNWIGDDLPRTLEIIANRYIGENPPTPFVYRAFSRRGFAQLNDGRYDLNLQAKLPDAKPGQWAYLYGMLWSDGEKNDEFLISSYSPTSVFVDGKLVYRSLLAHETNVQAGKLVIVQVHKGWNAFFIKTRKTPAGFGCVIGTSFKRAFPFHFMSPFAERAGQAGWVYSQLAAQDVYAENKFPGIGDNERATGLTWFPAMQWDAAASKQKACARIFGVQPGKTAYAWSQLEITAPTKLQLDAAGATKIWIDGKPVWEGQAGKRDLDLSLSRGRHDVLVATVSSTDDWGFVISRSGLSDEKSQSHTPEISRSARNDSNAEFQLPYPVKGVGDAWLHLGPFDAPLANSPAEIQTIYRLFDNQGAPVYWRVDMPETWVRPHLENENFAKWNYQIGVTLYGLLQTARRLGRKDVIDYVVRHVNECAQSYAYSLYDRDQYGTQSINEQLVEMSCLDDCGSFGSAALETYKEAPSPEIRAVVDTIADYILNKQVRTPDGAFYRVHTLWIDDLYMSTPFLGRYYQLTGKRAYIDDAAKQFLLFKRYLYLPEQKIMSHIYDFGYNLATGIAWGRGNGWCLFSLSEILEMLPNDHPDRPALLEFFATLCEGYLALQGERGLWHQVLNEPDSYEETSCTAMFAYAFARGVRFGWLKETVPYIQAVRKAWRGLTQISIDRLGNVHGVCRGSSYAFTSDYYKYELLWRTNDTHGIGIVMLAGGEVIKLNEWLAAH
- a CDS encoding alpha-glucosidase/alpha-galactosidase, coding for MSKALKVCVIGAGSAQFSLGIVKDLCLTKGLDGSHVTFMDVDGERLDMIFKLASRYAQQLGSSLTFDKTMDRAAALQGADFVLNAAYVLGHVIEANMRKLAGDKYGYYHSGGQFGAYHQLRLMLDVAQDIAKICPNAWLIQSGNPVFDGCTLMTRETGIKVCGLCHGHYGYREIALTLGLDPDRITWQAPGLNHNIWLTHFIYEGKDAYPLIDEWIATKGEEYWRTHVATRTHDAQMSRGAVHQYHMYGLFPIGDTVRRGGWWYHTDIATKKRWYGEPWGGPDTHLARPYFVKTLEARIAEMTQWANDPKTDMTKAIGTEKTREQIVPIIDGLVNNNEGYFQVNVPNHGALAGLPDDLVVEVPAIVNQKGIQPVRVGKLPPKIMLECILPDWLETERELHAFKTGDRTMLLHSVLNNHQTKNYDQAVALLDELMELDEVKKVEDWEKMKRISEHYKYPSKL
- a CDS encoding cupin domain-containing protein, yielding MKFSPLEKKGLTRFLIGDTIAPEKLSIHITEVEPGSRSHAAHTHAGVEAFYVFEGQATVEVEGEHYPLNVNESIVVDASVPHGIFNSGATRTRYMVIIAQ
- a CDS encoding acetylesterase, with translation MSRHYQHLGVFSDWVDAAREQQPLFPVAPPGAETQHRVREVLGFCNRPETPRDVQIEQCWERDGLIGEEVSWSAGFGPRTHAYVLKPAHAQQPLPGVVALHCHGGFKFYGKERIADGATDPLPVIVEYRKKYYAGRAYANALAHAGFVVLVPDTFLWGSRKFPLDVMPAPVRDLTATILQAAPPDASTPFEIAQYNAAANQHEHWVAKYCNVLGTSLAGVVSYEDRVATNYLLSRADVTPDRIGCIGLSGGGNRAAMLNATHERIAATAIVGLMSTYEGLLDHNMSHTWMLFPFGWARYGDWSDLAACRAPSPLLVQYDLDDELFTEQGMRDADARLQQHYASVGTPAAYVGQFYPGPHKFDLEMQTAAFAWLKQSLT
- a CDS encoding PD40 domain-containing protein is translated as MTGARVRQLTNYLGHSNHFYFTYPCWYDSGRKLVIASDRENRTNFFGVDVASGEITQLTDLDPAQGRIGAQSMTKNPVREEIYFYQGKTVFALDLNTLARRPLFTIPPGYTPQSANATADGNYLITGYTQDLSDRFNVDLGHGYVGFREIWEAHPHCAIVRIALDTGASEVIFEDKYWIGHLNTSPTLPHIMTFCHEGPWDKVDNRIWGLDLQTRQAWKIRATAPGERVGHEYWMDDGEHIGYHGYIANGTIYGSIRYDNTDQVEAPFEFHSWHFHSFRLDWIVGDGDAQNPYLLLWRMKDGKFEGPKALVWHRGSFHTQRVHVHPCFSADGKQIVYTSDPQGYGQVCIVDIPDWDALPDRHSLEKG